Within the Candidatus Rokuibacteriota bacterium genome, the region GTGTCCGCAACCGTAGTGCTGGACACGAACGTCTGGGTCTCGGCGTTCCTGAACCCTCACGGATTCCCCGCCAAACTCCTTGACGCCTGGATCGACGGGGCGTTCCAGGTTGTCATTTCGGCCCCGCTAATGGAAGAGCTGGCGCATGCGCTCTCGAAGCCGCGGCTGATGCAGAAATATGGATACTCTGACCAAGACCTTTGGGAATATCTTGCGCACATCGTCAGCCGAGCCCAGGAGGTGACCCTCGCTGGGGAGATTGTTCTCAGCCGAGACCCCAAAGATAACCCCGTGATCGAAACGGCGCTCATGGGTGGAGCCCATTTCCTCGTGAGCCGGGATGAGGATTTGACCCGCGATCAGCCGCTCGCGGCCCATCTCTCCACCCGAGGGATCACAGTGGTAACC harbors:
- a CDS encoding putative toxin-antitoxin system toxin component, PIN family, which codes for MSATVVLDTNVWVSAFLNPHGFPAKLLDAWIDGAFQVVISAPLMEELAHALSKPRLMQKYGYSDQDLWEYLAHIVSRAQEVTLAGEIVLSRDPKDNPVIETALMGGAHFLVSRDEDLTRDQPLAAHLSTRGITVVT